From Microcebus murinus isolate Inina chromosome 15, M.murinus_Inina_mat1.0, whole genome shotgun sequence, the proteins below share one genomic window:
- the NRSN1 gene encoding neurensin-1, with translation MSSCSNVCGSKQAQAAAEGGYQRYGVRSYLHQFYEDCTASIWEYEDDFQIQRSPNRWSSVFWKVGLISGTVFVILGLTVLAVGFLVPPKIEAFGEADFVVVDTRAIQFNGALDMYKLAGAVLFCIGGTSMAGCLLMSVFAKSYSKEEKFLQQKFKERIADIKAHTQPVTKAPGPGETKIPVTLSRVQNVQPLSAT, from the exons ATGAGTTCTTGCAGTAACGTCTGTGGGTCCAAGCAGGCACAGGCTGCAGCCGAGGGCGGGTACCAGCGCTACGGAGTCCGGTCCTACCTACACCAGTTTTATGAGGACTGTACCGCCTCGATCTGGGAGTATGAGGATGATTTCCAGATCCAGAGATCACCTAACAGGTGGAGCTCAGTATTCTGGAAG GTCGGACTCATCTCAGGCACAGTCTTCGTGATTCTCGGATTGACTGTTCTGGCGGTGGGCTTTCTTGTGCCCCCCAAGATCGAAGCGTTCGGCGAAGCTGACTTCGTGGTGGTCGACACGCGTGCCATCCAGTTCAACGGCGCCCTCGACATGTACAAGCTGGCGGGAGCCGTTCTCTTCTGCATTGGGGGCACGTCCATGGCAGGGTGCCTGCTGATGTCCGTGTTTGCAAAAAGCTACTCCAAAGAAGAAAAGTTCCTTCAGCAAAAGTTTAAAGAGCGAATTGCAGACATCAAGGCCCACACCCAGCCAGTCACGAAAGCTCCGGGCCCAGGGGAAACGAAGATTCCAGTCACTTTGTCCAGGGTTCAGAACGTCCAGCCTCTATCGGCAACCTGA